The following are encoded together in the Myxococcus virescens genome:
- a CDS encoding MmcQ/YjbR family DNA-binding protein, whose protein sequence is MSQTPSDNVDAKLKAAEDHLREVMLALPEVTEEFPWGHRTAKVKGKMFAILVLDNDGLGVTTKLPESNEAALTLPFTAPTGYGLGKSGWVSSHFKPGSEVPIGLLAQWIHESFRAVAPQKVLKALMAPGAAQAPKAKPAARKAKSAAKPAAPARTSAAAKPGAGAGKGVAAKRGVAAGRAVARTSAAGKKPAPGKAAAGGKKSVAKPAPAREGPTRRAGAKQTSTAKRGAAGSSRSKR, encoded by the coding sequence ATGAGCCAGACGCCCTCGGACAACGTCGACGCGAAGCTGAAGGCCGCGGAGGACCATCTGCGCGAGGTGATGCTCGCGCTCCCCGAGGTCACCGAGGAGTTCCCCTGGGGCCACCGCACGGCCAAGGTGAAGGGGAAGATGTTCGCCATCCTCGTGCTGGACAACGACGGGCTGGGGGTCACCACCAAGCTCCCGGAGTCCAACGAGGCCGCGCTCACGCTGCCCTTCACCGCGCCCACCGGCTACGGCCTGGGCAAGAGCGGCTGGGTGTCCTCCCACTTCAAGCCGGGCAGCGAGGTCCCCATCGGGCTGCTGGCCCAGTGGATTCACGAGAGCTTCCGCGCCGTGGCGCCGCAGAAGGTGCTCAAGGCGCTGATGGCTCCGGGCGCGGCGCAGGCTCCGAAGGCGAAGCCGGCGGCACGGAAGGCGAAGTCGGCGGCGAAGCCCGCGGCCCCTGCAAGGACGTCCGCGGCGGCGAAGCCGGGGGCCGGTGCTGGGAAGGGCGTGGCGGCGAAGCGGGGCGTGGCGGCGGGGCGGGCCGTGGCACGGACGTCAGCGGCCGGAAAGAAGCCCGCACCGGGCAAGGCGGCGGCGGGCGGGAAGAAATCCGTGGCGAAGCCGGCCCCGGCGCGCGAAGGTCCCACCAGGCGGGCCGGCGCGAAGCAGACGTCCACGGCGAAGCGGGGCGCGGCGGGTTCGTCCCGGTCGAAGCGGTAG
- a CDS encoding chemotaxis protein CheW encodes MRHVIFRVEKERYGLPLSAVREVVVPPERFTRVPRAPLAITGVMNLRGRVVTVVELRQLLSLPEGPTPPGRVVLLDRGRRDLGLLVTDVDGIEAVERVSTAPGKMTPAIRGVARLGGLGVTVLDPEGLDAAVVALFTHSK; translated from the coding sequence GTGCGGCACGTCATCTTCCGGGTGGAGAAGGAGCGTTACGGGTTGCCGCTCTCGGCGGTGCGGGAGGTCGTCGTGCCTCCCGAGCGCTTCACCCGTGTGCCGCGTGCGCCACTGGCCATTACAGGCGTAATGAATCTGCGCGGCAGGGTCGTGACAGTGGTAGAGCTGCGGCAGCTTCTGAGTCTTCCCGAGGGTCCTACCCCGCCCGGACGGGTGGTTCTACTGGACCGCGGGCGGAGAGACCTGGGACTGTTGGTAACAGACGTAGATGGCATCGAAGCGGTGGAGCGGGTGAGCACGGCGCCAGGAAAGATGACGCCTGCCATCCGGGGCGTCGCCAGGCTGGGTGGCCTGGGAGTGACGGTCCTGGACCCAGAAGGGTTGGACGCCGCGGTGGTTGCCTTGTTCACCCATTCCAAGTGA
- a CDS encoding response regulator has protein sequence MAKRVLVVDDAIFMRNMIKDIFASGGFEVVGEAANGLEAVEKYKELKPDLTTMDIVMPFKSGIEATREIIKADSSAVVIMCSALGQESLVMEAIEAGASDFIVKPFRAEDVLAVVKKVLGET, from the coding sequence ATGGCTAAGCGGGTCCTGGTCGTCGACGATGCCATCTTCATGCGCAACATGATCAAGGACATCTTTGCGTCTGGGGGGTTCGAGGTCGTCGGTGAGGCGGCCAACGGCCTGGAGGCCGTGGAGAAGTACAAGGAGCTCAAGCCCGACCTCACGACGATGGACATCGTCATGCCCTTCAAGAGCGGCATCGAGGCCACGCGAGAGATCATCAAGGCGGACAGCAGCGCGGTGGTCATCATGTGCTCCGCGCTCGGGCAGGAGAGCCTGGTGATGGAGGCCATCGAGGCGGGCGCCTCGGACTTCATCGTCAAGCCGTTCCGGGCCGAGGACGTGCTGGCCGTGGTGAAGAAGGTCCTGGGCGAGACGTGA
- a CDS encoding chemotaxis protein CheA — protein sequence MTMDMSRYLGLFISEATDHLEALGRDLVELEREGSSSAVDSMFRHAHSVKGMASSMGFEPIAIVAHRVEDLVDAVRQDRGRLDRDLVDLLLTAADTMLAQVRAVAEGKQPDDSAALLTQLSQRVTTMTGQAPAATRVAKVTALKPEGGGSDGTGSDGPGGGSGSGSDGSGGGMGSGSDGSGTGGGAGGSGGSGTGGGSGTAGGAGGSSTAGAAGSATSTAGGAGGSGGAGGSGTGGGTSGAAGSGSSTAGGAGGSGPTGAGASPASTHGGGAAGSGTRSSVDGGSGAEGGSPNPGVASGTGVDGAGTGSASPNLLMNGGPGTSATSSAPNGAHGTSAPSSPDGATGGVVVPLSARRASDAPGADAGTVAPTPDLANSLKAAASAPLPETLAQRWAVRLRIAPTCQVPGVRAFLVHKRLTNLGTLVELRPALEELKAGRIPDGNIQLELETPAGEAGIHAALKNVAEVEVISVKPAVAAPVVQPTLVPVPDGARAPSDTASRTVRVRTELLDYFLDTVGELMLATARLREVGKVLPENTRPALEEGVYRLHTLVKDLHDKVMTARMTPLSLITDRLPRAARDIARRKEREVDLVITGAEIELDRAILEELSDPLLHLLRNCIDHGLEAPEDRAAAKKGPRGRVLVAVKRARDRVIIELEDDGRGMDPAKLKNAAVSRGLLSAEAAARLTDREAFMLSCLPGVSTAKDITDISGRGVGMDAVKRVVENVGGTLEIDSERGRGTRFTLRLPLTVAVVHLLLVEVGEEVFGLPIAKVVGATEADGESLSRSRETALLPHGNSLLPVHSLDALVGVPAPRRLGARPFVVMDGDSGRVALAVDRLLGQEEVVLKPLSRPLDLLPGLSGVTILGSGRPVFILDVPRLLSA from the coding sequence ATGACGATGGACATGTCCCGCTACCTCGGGCTCTTCATCTCCGAGGCGACCGACCACCTGGAGGCGCTCGGGCGCGACCTCGTGGAGCTCGAGCGCGAGGGCTCGTCCAGCGCGGTGGACTCGATGTTCCGCCATGCCCACTCGGTCAAGGGCATGGCGTCGTCCATGGGCTTCGAGCCCATCGCCATCGTGGCGCACCGTGTAGAGGACCTCGTGGACGCCGTCCGTCAGGACCGCGGCCGCCTGGACCGCGACCTGGTGGACCTGCTGCTCACCGCCGCCGACACCATGCTCGCGCAGGTGCGCGCGGTGGCGGAGGGCAAGCAGCCGGATGATTCCGCGGCGCTCCTGACGCAGCTCAGCCAGCGCGTCACCACCATGACGGGCCAGGCCCCGGCCGCCACGCGCGTCGCGAAGGTGACGGCGCTGAAGCCGGAGGGCGGCGGCTCGGATGGCACCGGCTCGGATGGCCCTGGCGGAGGCTCGGGCTCTGGCTCGGATGGCTCCGGCGGAGGCATGGGGTCTGGCTCGGATGGCTCGGGCACGGGGGGCGGAGCGGGCGGCTCGGGCGGCTCGGGCACGGGGGGCGGCTCGGGCACTGCGGGCGGAGCGGGCGGCTCAAGCACTGCGGGCGCAGCAGGAAGTGCAACGAGCACTGCGGGCGGAGCTGGCGGCTCGGGCGGAGCTGGCGGCTCGGGCACCGGTGGCGGCACGAGCGGCGCAGCAGGAAGTGGCTCGAGCACTGCGGGCGGAGCGGGCGGCTCGGGCCCCACAGGCGCCGGTGCCAGCCCTGCCTCAACACACGGTGGCGGAGCTGCTGGCAGCGGCACCCGGAGCAGCGTCGACGGAGGCTCGGGCGCCGAGGGTGGCAGTCCCAACCCAGGCGTGGCCAGCGGCACCGGTGTTGACGGTGCAGGGACCGGCTCGGCCAGTCCCAATCTTCTGATGAACGGCGGTCCCGGTACCTCCGCTACCTCCAGCGCGCCGAATGGAGCGCACGGCACCAGCGCCCCATCATCCCCGGACGGAGCCACCGGAGGCGTGGTGGTGCCGCTGTCCGCGCGCCGGGCCTCGGACGCGCCCGGAGCCGACGCCGGAACCGTGGCTCCTACGCCCGACCTGGCCAACTCCCTGAAGGCCGCGGCCAGCGCGCCGCTCCCGGAAACCCTGGCCCAGCGCTGGGCGGTGCGGCTGCGCATCGCGCCCACCTGTCAGGTGCCCGGCGTGCGCGCCTTCCTCGTCCACAAGCGCCTCACCAACCTGGGCACGCTGGTGGAGCTCCGGCCCGCGCTGGAGGAACTGAAAGCCGGCCGCATTCCAGACGGCAACATCCAACTGGAGCTGGAGACCCCGGCGGGCGAAGCGGGCATTCACGCGGCGCTGAAGAACGTGGCCGAGGTGGAGGTCATCTCGGTGAAGCCCGCGGTGGCCGCGCCCGTGGTGCAGCCCACCCTGGTGCCTGTCCCCGATGGCGCCCGAGCGCCCTCGGACACGGCGTCGCGCACGGTGCGAGTGCGCACGGAGCTCCTCGACTACTTCCTCGACACCGTGGGTGAGCTGATGCTCGCCACGGCCCGCCTGCGCGAGGTGGGCAAGGTGCTGCCCGAGAACACGCGCCCCGCGCTGGAAGAGGGCGTCTACCGGCTGCACACGTTGGTGAAGGACCTGCACGACAAGGTGATGACGGCGCGCATGACGCCGCTGTCCCTCATCACCGACCGGCTGCCCCGGGCGGCGCGAGACATCGCCCGCCGCAAGGAGCGCGAGGTCGACCTGGTCATCACCGGCGCGGAAATCGAACTCGACCGGGCCATCCTCGAGGAGCTGTCGGATCCGCTGCTCCACCTGCTGCGCAACTGCATCGACCACGGCCTGGAGGCGCCCGAGGATCGCGCCGCCGCGAAGAAGGGCCCACGGGGCCGGGTGCTGGTGGCGGTGAAGCGCGCCAGGGACCGCGTCATCATCGAGTTGGAGGACGACGGCCGCGGCATGGACCCCGCGAAGCTGAAGAACGCCGCGGTGTCGCGAGGCCTGCTCTCGGCGGAGGCCGCGGCGCGCCTGACGGACCGCGAGGCCTTCATGCTGTCGTGCCTTCCGGGCGTCTCCACCGCCAAGGACATCACCGACATCTCCGGCCGCGGTGTGGGCATGGACGCGGTGAAGCGCGTGGTGGAGAACGTCGGAGGCACGCTCGAAATCGACAGCGAGCGAGGCCGGGGCACCCGCTTCACCCTGCGACTTCCACTGACGGTCGCGGTGGTGCACCTGCTGCTGGTGGAGGTGGGCGAGGAGGTCTTCGGCCTGCCCATCGCCAAGGTGGTGGGGGCGACGGAGGCGGACGGGGAGTCACTCAGCCGCAGCCGCGAGACGGCCCTGCTGCCCCATGGTAATTCGCTGCTGCCGGTCCATTCGTTGGATGCGCTGGTGGGCGTACCTGCCCCCCGGAGACTGGGAGCCCGGCCTTTCGTGGTGATGGACGGGGATTCCGGCAGGGTGGCCCTGGCGGTGGACCGCCTGTTGGGACAGGAGGAAGTGGTGCTCAAGCCGCTGTCGCGGCCCCTGGACTTGCTGCCCGGCCTGTCCGGCGTCACCATTCTGGGAAGTGGGCGTCCGGTGTTCATCCTGGACGTGCCGAGGTTACTGTCCGCGTGA
- a CDS encoding chemotaxis protein CheC, producing MSQPLHSDAQLDALREVANIGCGHAANALSRLMGGRKVDLSIPRVLLTGPSDAAELLGGAAPVVSGWLGIQGGLRGALLLVLPQQDGAALEALLLEGQPAIHQAERDSVMAETANIVASACLSAMGRLTGWKLVPTVPTVRRGRARDVVSDAVGQVEGDASSVVVLEARFLATAAPPVGGQLLLVLARDSIRDLLARLGV from the coding sequence GTGAGCCAGCCCCTGCACAGCGACGCGCAACTCGACGCACTGCGCGAGGTGGCCAACATTGGTTGTGGCCACGCGGCCAATGCGCTCTCCCGGTTGATGGGGGGACGCAAGGTGGACCTCTCCATTCCCCGCGTGCTGCTGACAGGCCCCTCCGACGCCGCCGAGCTTCTGGGCGGAGCCGCGCCGGTGGTGTCGGGGTGGCTGGGCATCCAGGGCGGGCTGCGGGGGGCCCTGTTGCTGGTGCTGCCCCAGCAGGACGGAGCCGCGCTGGAAGCGCTGCTCCTGGAGGGACAGCCCGCGATTCATCAGGCCGAACGGGACAGCGTGATGGCGGAGACGGCGAACATCGTCGCCAGCGCCTGCCTGTCCGCCATGGGCAGGCTGACGGGCTGGAAGCTGGTGCCCACGGTGCCCACGGTGCGGCGAGGCCGCGCGAGGGACGTGGTGTCCGACGCGGTGGGGCAGGTGGAGGGCGACGCCAGCAGCGTGGTGGTGCTGGAGGCCCGCTTCCTCGCGACCGCGGCGCCCCCGGTGGGTGGGCAGCTGCTGTTGGTGCTGGCGCGCGACAGCATCCGTGACCTGCTGGCGCGGCTGGGCGTGTAG
- the larB gene encoding nickel pincer cofactor biosynthesis protein LarB, with the protein MDEKALKQLLGSVKSGRVSVDDAVGKLKDLPFAELGYATLDTHRNLRFGFPEVVLGEPKTVEQLLGIVGALVERKQTVLVTRLQPDKAEALVARFPKGEYHPVARIFHLKQGKVRAGRVAVVTAGTSDIPVAEEAATTAEAMGAEVRRVYDVGVAGIHRLLRRREEIQECHAAVVVAGMEGALASALGGLVGIPVVAVPTSVGYGANFKGVSALLAMVNSCASNVATVNIDNGFGGGFYAALISRTKGRR; encoded by the coding sequence ATGGATGAGAAGGCGCTGAAACAGCTCCTGGGCAGTGTGAAGTCCGGCCGCGTCTCCGTGGACGACGCGGTGGGCAAGTTGAAGGACCTGCCCTTCGCGGAGCTGGGGTACGCGACGCTCGACACGCACCGCAACCTGCGCTTCGGCTTCCCGGAGGTGGTGCTGGGTGAGCCCAAGACGGTGGAGCAACTGCTGGGCATCGTCGGGGCGTTGGTGGAGCGCAAGCAGACGGTGCTGGTGACGCGGCTCCAGCCGGACAAGGCGGAGGCGCTGGTGGCGCGCTTCCCCAAGGGCGAGTACCACCCGGTGGCGCGCATCTTCCATCTCAAGCAGGGCAAGGTGCGCGCGGGCCGCGTGGCCGTGGTGACGGCGGGCACCAGCGACATCCCCGTGGCGGAAGAGGCGGCCACGACGGCCGAGGCCATGGGCGCGGAGGTGCGGCGCGTCTACGACGTGGGCGTGGCCGGCATCCACCGGCTGCTGCGGCGCCGCGAGGAAATCCAGGAGTGCCATGCCGCCGTGGTGGTGGCGGGCATGGAGGGCGCGTTGGCCAGCGCGCTGGGCGGACTGGTGGGGATTCCCGTGGTCGCGGTGCCCACGTCGGTGGGCTACGGCGCCAACTTCAAGGGCGTGTCCGCGCTGCTGGCCATGGTGAACTCGTGCGCCTCCAACGTGGCCACGGTGAACATCGACAACGGTTTTGGCGGTGGCTTCTACGCCGCCCTCATCTCCCGCACGAAGGGACGCAGGTGA